In Corynebacterium sp. P4-C1, the sequence GAAATCATCCTGAATCTGGACGAGTCGGCGCGCATCATCGGCCTGTCGGCCACGGTGTCCAACTCCGAGGAGTTCGGCGAATGGCTCGACGAGGTCCGCGGCGACACCGATGTCATCGTCTCCGAGAAGCGTCCGGTCCCGCTGAACCAGTTCATGATGGTGCAGCGCACAATCATGCCACTGTTCGAGCCCGGCACCGACCGGGTCAACCGCGACTTGGAGCGCACCATCGAGCGCCTCGAATCCGGTGCCGATGAGGGACGCCGCGATTTCGAGGAGGGCCGCGGTTTTCGTTCCCGCGCAAGCGGACGCCGCAGCGGCGAGCGCCGCCCCCAGGACCGTGTGCGTCCCGTCGGGCGACCGGAAGTGGTGGAAGCTCTGAGGGGCCGCGACATGCTGCCGGCGATCGTCTTCATCTTCTCCCGCGCGGGCTGCGACGGTGCCCTGTTCCAGTGCCTTCGCTCGCGCAAAGAACTGACCACCCGCGACGAAGCCGAACGCATCAAAGAGATCGCCGATGCGGGTGTGGAGGGCATTCCGGAGGAAGACCTCGAAGTGCTCAACTACCGCCAACTGCGCACCGCGTGGTCCCGCGGCTTCGCGGCACACCATGCGGGCATGCTGCCGGCGTTCAAGCACATCGTCGAGCAGCTCTTTGTGGAGGGACTCGTGCGTGTCGTCTTCGCCACAGAGACACTGGCGCTGGGCATCAACATGCCGGCGCGCACCGTCGTGCTGGAGAAGATGGTCAAGTTCAACGGTGACGCGCACGTCGATCTCACTCCCGGCCAGTACACGCAGCTCACCGGCCGTGCGGGGCGCCGTGGCATCGACTCGATCGGCAACGCCGTCGTGCAGTGGGCGCCGGCGATGGATCCGCGCCAGGTCGCCGGTCTCGCCTCCACCCGCACGTACCCGTTGATCTCCCTGTTCACCCCCGGGTACAACATGGCGATCAACATGCTGCAGATGAACGGCTTCGAGGACTCGATCCGCCTCATCGAGAAGTCCTTCGCCCAGTTCCAGACCGACCGCAGCGTCGTCGGGGAGGTGAGGAAGATCGAGAGGCAGAAGGCGAGCGTCGACAAGCTGCGCGCCGAGCTGGATGCCGCGGTGACGGAACTCGGTTTCGGGGACATGAACGTTGACACTGACGGTGCCCCAGACGGTGACATCGCCGAGCAACTCGTCGACTACACCCGTCTTCGCCGCGACCTCGCCGACGAGGAGAAGAAGGCGAAGAAGAACTCCATTGAGGAGCGCCACAAGGAGATCCAGAAGGTGCTCGGCCGCCTGCAGGTGGGCGAAGTCATTGCGTTGCCGTCGAAGCGCCGCCCGGAGCTCGCCGCTGTGGTGGCGCCTGCCGGCCGTAAGGACGACCCGAGGCCGTGGATCACCACAGAACGCGGCTGGTCGGGGCGTATCGACGCCGCCTCCTTCGGCAACGTTCCCGTCGTCGTTGGCCGGATCAAGGTCCCGCGGGATGTCTCGCACAAGCCGCGCCGGCACACGCGCCGAGTTGTGCAGCAGCTCAGCCGCGGACAGTTCCGCGCGCCGAAGAACTTGAAGGAAAAGGCGAGGACGCGGACGTCGAAAAGCGTGCTGCAACTTCGCGACGCCATCCGCGCCCACCCCGTCCACTCCTGGCCCCCGGCGGAACGCGAACGGCTCGCCCGCCTCGGCGAGGACCTCGTGCGGGAGGAACGCGCGCTCGGGCGTGCGCAGGCCAGCGTCGACACGCAGACTGACACGCTGGGCCGGATGTTCGAGCGCATCATCGGGCTACTGACTGAGATGGACTACGTCGAGCTTGTCGACGGCGAACCCACCGTCACCGAAGAAGGCGAACGTCTCGCCCGCATCCACAATGTGTCCGACTTGCTCGTCGCGCAGTGTTTGAAGCGCGGAATCTGGGACGAGCTCGACCCGGCGGAGCTCGCCGGTGTGGCATCCATGTGCGTCTTCGAGAACCGCAAGGCGACCGGCGGGTATCCGGAAGCCGCCACCGACCGCATGGCCGACGCAATGAACGATACCCAGCGCATTTACAGTGAGCTGGCCAGCGACGAGCAGCGCCACCGTCTTCCGCCGACGGCGATGCCGGATCCCGGATTCGCGCTTTCGCTGCACCAGTGGGCCGCCGGAGCGCCCTTGGGCTACGCTCTCGCCGCGGCCGCCGAGTCCGGCGCGGAGCTGACCCCCGGTGATTTCGTCCGCTCGTGCCGCCAAGTCATCGACCTGCTCGAGCAGATCGTGCAGACCGGCTACTCCGACGACATCAAGCACAACGCCCGC encodes:
- a CDS encoding RNA helicase, translated to MVGMHLDEFRARKPFPLDDFQIEACEAVEADRGVLVCAPTGSGKTVVGEFAVSLALSRGTKCFYTTPIKALSNQKYHDLVDEHGEDAVGLLTGDTSINGNAEIVVMTTEVLRNMIYAESPALDRLSHVVMDEIHYLADRDRGAVWEEIILNLDESARIIGLSATVSNSEEFGEWLDEVRGDTDVIVSEKRPVPLNQFMMVQRTIMPLFEPGTDRVNRDLERTIERLESGADEGRRDFEEGRGFRSRASGRRSGERRPQDRVRPVGRPEVVEALRGRDMLPAIVFIFSRAGCDGALFQCLRSRKELTTRDEAERIKEIADAGVEGIPEEDLEVLNYRQLRTAWSRGFAAHHAGMLPAFKHIVEQLFVEGLVRVVFATETLALGINMPARTVVLEKMVKFNGDAHVDLTPGQYTQLTGRAGRRGIDSIGNAVVQWAPAMDPRQVAGLASTRTYPLISLFTPGYNMAINMLQMNGFEDSIRLIEKSFAQFQTDRSVVGEVRKIERQKASVDKLRAELDAAVTELGFGDMNVDTDGAPDGDIAEQLVDYTRLRRDLADEEKKAKKNSIEERHKEIQKVLGRLQVGEVIALPSKRRPELAAVVAPAGRKDDPRPWITTERGWSGRIDAASFGNVPVVVGRIKVPRDVSHKPRRHTRRVVQQLSRGQFRAPKNLKEKARTRTSKSVLQLRDAIRAHPVHSWPPAERERLARLGEDLVREERALGRAQASVDTQTDTLGRMFERIIGLLTEMDYVELVDGEPTVTEEGERLARIHNVSDLLVAQCLKRGIWDELDPAELAGVASMCVFENRKATGGYPEAATDRMADAMNDTQRIYSELASDEQRHRLPPTAMPDPGFALSLHQWAAGAPLGYALAAAAESGAELTPGDFVRSCRQVIDLLEQIVQTGYSDDIKHNARRAVEAIRRGVVAIGN